A window of Thermosynechococcus sp. NK55a contains these coding sequences:
- a CDS encoding type 1 glutamine amidotransferase translates to MKSLRILLLQARGDRATQQEELSEFIRFSGLAAEQFTVLNGFACDDFTPDCIQGFDALFIGGSSDATVLKPDLYPFVPPAMDLILACIEQGIPVLASCFGFQLAVQALGGRVIVDRAAMEMGTYPLYLTPAGVADPLFAGFPNPFWAISGHQERALTLPAGATLLAYSELCPYHAFRLEGKPFYAFQFHPEVDDRDLLARIRRYCDRYQLSTADLENLKQTARPTPYANQLIRRFVAVVLGQRVNCA, encoded by the coding sequence GTGAAGTCCCTAAGAATTCTACTGCTGCAGGCACGGGGCGATCGCGCCACCCAGCAAGAGGAACTATCGGAATTTATTCGCTTCAGTGGCCTGGCTGCCGAGCAATTTACAGTCCTCAATGGCTTCGCCTGTGATGACTTTACCCCCGACTGTATTCAAGGCTTTGATGCACTTTTTATTGGCGGCTCCAGTGATGCCACAGTGCTCAAGCCAGACCTCTATCCCTTTGTGCCACCAGCCATGGACTTAATTTTGGCCTGTATTGAGCAGGGGATCCCCGTGCTGGCCTCCTGCTTTGGCTTTCAATTGGCAGTGCAGGCCTTGGGGGGACGGGTAATTGTGGATCGCGCGGCCATGGAAATGGGCACCTACCCTCTGTATCTCACCCCGGCCGGAGTCGCGGATCCCCTGTTTGCTGGCTTTCCCAATCCCTTTTGGGCCATTTCTGGACATCAGGAGCGCGCCTTGACCCTGCCCGCGGGAGCAACCTTACTGGCCTACAGCGAGTTGTGTCCCTACCATGCTTTTCGTTTGGAGGGGAAACCCTTCTACGCCTTTCAGTTTCATCCCGAGGTGGACGATCGCGACCTCCTTGCCCGCATTCGTCGCTATTGCGATCGCTATCAACTGAGCACTGCAGACCTGGAAAACCTCAAGCAAACGGCTCGCCCCACCCCCTATGCCAATCAGCTCATCCGCCGCTTTGTTGCAGTGGTGTTGGGGCAGAGAGTTAATTGTGCTTGA
- the miaA gene encoding tRNA (adenosine(37)-N6)-dimethylallyltransferase MiaA has translation MGDAGLIVIGGATATGKTALAIALAQQLKSVILSADSRQVYRGFDIGTAKPTPAQQQQVRHHLIDICDPRDTLTLAIYQAKAQALIAHYHAQGITPLLVGGTGLYIRSITQGLTMPQVPPQPHLRAQLMALGQQECYQWLQQVDPVAAQRIHAHDQVRTLRALEVYYTTGRPLSQQQRRQPPPYRIWYFALTGGDRQQQRRRIEARTEQMLAMGWLDEIRQLQRHYGEDLPLLDTLGYREMRQYLRGEVTLAEAIALTVQHTQQFAKRQRTWFRAEPGIHWLQATTLEGQLAEIQAQLTLCPNTTATKRRMS, from the coding sequence GTGGGGGATGCAGGGTTAATTGTTATTGGGGGGGCAACGGCTACGGGCAAAACGGCGCTGGCGATCGCCCTTGCCCAGCAATTGAAGAGCGTCATTTTGAGTGCCGATTCCCGCCAGGTCTATCGCGGCTTTGACATTGGCACAGCCAAGCCCACCCCAGCCCAGCAACAGCAGGTGCGCCACCACCTCATTGATATTTGTGACCCCCGCGATACGCTGACCCTAGCAATTTACCAAGCCAAGGCTCAAGCCCTGATTGCCCACTACCACGCCCAAGGGATCACGCCCCTCTTGGTGGGGGGGACAGGATTGTATATCCGCAGTATTACCCAAGGGCTAACCATGCCCCAAGTCCCACCGCAACCCCATCTACGGGCCCAACTCATGGCTCTGGGTCAGCAGGAATGCTATCAGTGGCTGCAGCAGGTGGATCCTGTGGCGGCGCAACGGATCCATGCCCACGATCAAGTGCGTACCCTGCGCGCCTTGGAGGTCTATTACACCACTGGGCGGCCCCTCAGCCAGCAGCAACGGCGCCAACCGCCTCCCTACCGGATTTGGTACTTTGCCCTCACGGGGGGCGATCGCCAACAGCAGCGCCGCCGTATCGAAGCCCGCACTGAGCAGATGCTAGCCATGGGCTGGCTCGATGAAATTCGGCAACTGCAAAGGCACTACGGGGAGGATTTGCCCCTCCTAGACACCTTGGGCTATCGGGAAATGCGCCAATATCTGCGGGGAGAAGTTACACTCGCGGAGGCTATTGCCCTCACAGTGCAGCACACCCAACAATTTGCCAAACGACAGCGGACATGGTTCCGGGCAGAACCGGGCATCCATTGGCTGCAAGCCACCACCCTAGAAGGGCAACTGGCAGAGATTCAAGCACAATTAACTCTCTGCCCCAACACCACTGCAACAAAGCGGCGGATGAGCTGA
- a CDS encoding pseudouridine synthase yields the protein MNYRYILLYKPYRVLCQFQDQEGRSTLKDYVPIPDVYPAGRLDYDSEGLVLLTNDGWLQHRLTDPRYGHPRTYWVQVEGEPDTAALSQLAAGVVIQGYRTRPARVAVLDQDPPLPPRHPPIRYRRHIPTQWLSLTLWEGRNRQVRRMTAAVGFPTLRLVRVAIANLQLGDLAPGQWRDILPLERQALWRSCGRRP from the coding sequence ATGAATTATCGCTATATTCTCTTGTACAAACCCTATCGGGTTCTGTGCCAGTTTCAAGATCAAGAGGGGCGATCAACCCTTAAAGATTACGTTCCTATCCCCGATGTTTATCCCGCTGGCCGCCTAGACTACGACAGTGAGGGGCTAGTTCTCCTCACCAATGATGGTTGGTTGCAACACCGCTTAACGGATCCTCGCTATGGTCATCCGCGCACCTACTGGGTACAGGTGGAAGGTGAGCCCGATACAGCAGCCCTGAGCCAATTAGCAGCGGGGGTAGTGATCCAAGGCTATCGCACCCGACCCGCTCGCGTGGCAGTCCTCGATCAAGACCCCCCCTTGCCGCCACGGCATCCCCCCATTCGCTATCGCCGCCATATCCCCACGCAGTGGCTAAGCCTGACCCTATGGGAGGGGCGCAATCGCCAAGTCCGCCGCATGACGGCTGCGGTAGGATTTCCCACACTGCGTTTGGTACGGGTGGCGATCGCCAACTTGCAATTGGGCGACCTTGCCCCCGGACAATGGCGGGACATTCTGCCTTTAGAACGGCAAGCCCTTTGGCGATCCTGTGGTCGGCGACCTTAG
- a CDS encoding ABC exporter membrane fusion protein, whose translation MGQPFLSKIGRPWLIGGAIAIGLGSLLLSWNYWQQLQRAREEQAIQAALANPISDRITALGRLEPEGEVVAVSAPSMTERLGQLLVREGDRVVAGQPLAYLDTYPERKAERDLAASQLQEARLRYEAETRLALAQIAEAERRRDRANEPAIAAIAAQQATIQRIQAELATANREYQRFAQLFADGAVSQQDLDDRTVRVRSLQEELRNAQANLVRLQEERRTELATANAAVDAAQANLGRVQTQVQLLSAERNLKLAEARLQRTIIRAPRKGRILRIHTRAGENINERGILELGNTDQMYAVAEVYETDVPRVRVGQRAEIRSSALRAPLSGRVAQVGLVVAKNDVTDTDPAAKTDARVVEVKIRLDNSEPVAGLTNMQVEVAIDPR comes from the coding sequence ATGGGACAGCCATTTCTGAGCAAAATTGGTCGTCCATGGCTGATCGGGGGGGCGATCGCCATCGGATTAGGGAGCTTACTCCTGAGCTGGAACTATTGGCAGCAGCTTCAGCGAGCCCGTGAGGAACAAGCAATTCAAGCTGCCCTAGCCAACCCTATCAGCGATCGCATTACCGCCCTTGGTCGACTCGAGCCAGAAGGGGAAGTGGTGGCGGTGAGTGCCCCCTCGATGACGGAGCGATTGGGACAGTTGTTGGTACGCGAAGGCGATCGCGTGGTTGCCGGTCAACCCCTTGCCTATTTAGATACCTATCCGGAGCGCAAAGCCGAACGAGACTTGGCGGCCAGTCAATTGCAGGAAGCCCGCCTACGCTATGAGGCTGAAACCCGCTTAGCCCTTGCTCAAATTGCCGAAGCCGAGCGGCGTCGCGATCGCGCCAATGAACCCGCTATTGCCGCCATTGCTGCCCAGCAGGCCACCATTCAACGTATCCAAGCGGAACTCGCAACTGCCAATCGGGAATATCAGCGCTTTGCCCAACTCTTTGCCGATGGGGCAGTGTCGCAACAGGATCTCGACGATCGCACGGTCCGTGTTCGCAGCTTACAGGAAGAACTGCGCAATGCCCAGGCCAACCTCGTTCGCTTACAGGAAGAGCGCCGCACAGAACTGGCCACTGCTAATGCTGCAGTGGACGCTGCCCAAGCGAATCTAGGACGCGTACAAACCCAAGTGCAACTTCTTTCAGCGGAGCGCAATCTAAAGCTGGCGGAAGCCCGCCTGCAGCGGACAATTATTCGGGCACCGCGCAAAGGCCGCATTCTGCGCATTCACACCCGTGCTGGCGAAAACATTAATGAACGGGGCATTCTCGAACTGGGCAATACTGACCAAATGTATGCCGTTGCGGAGGTGTATGAAACCGATGTGCCCCGGGTGCGTGTGGGTCAGCGGGCTGAAATTCGCAGTAGTGCCCTCAGGGCGCCCCTGAGTGGCCGTGTCGCTCAGGTGGGGTTGGTGGTGGCCAAAAATGACGTGACCGATACAGATCCGGCTGCAAAAACAGATGCGCGGGTAGTGGAAGTCAAAATTCGTTTAGATAACAGTGAACCGGTGGCAGGTCTGACCAATATGCAGGTGGAAGTGGCCATTGATCCCCGTTGA
- the devC gene encoding ABC transporter permease DevC produces the protein MIFAIPLAWLQLIRERIRLLVAIAGIAFAVVLMLMQFGFRDALFKAAVRFHESLNTDIVLISPQSTALIAMRSFPRRRLYQAAGFEGVESVSPLYLSFGLWRNPINKSTRQLMVIGVDPMAVSIAVSDTPHWQDAIKLADHVLFDAQSRAEFGPIPELYRQGEQVTTEVSGRKITVAGLFRMGANFGADGNLLTSDLNFLRLFPERNPGLIDVGLVRVRPGVNTKALARRMNAALGNDVLVLTHEEFAEFERSYWEKSTSIGFIFSLGALMGFIVGSVIVYQILYTDVTDHLAEYATLKAMGYRDVFFYGVVMQESLILSCMGYVPGFIVSFLLYIVIANATSLPVWMTVERASLVFTLTVLMCTLSGAIAMRRIQAADPADIF, from the coding sequence ATGATTTTTGCAATTCCCCTTGCTTGGTTGCAATTGATTCGGGAGCGGATTCGGCTGTTGGTGGCGATCGCCGGTATTGCCTTTGCGGTTGTACTCATGCTGATGCAGTTTGGCTTTCGCGATGCCCTCTTTAAGGCCGCAGTGCGCTTCCACGAGAGCTTAAACACCGATATTGTCCTCATTAGTCCGCAATCCACGGCGCTGATCGCTATGCGCAGCTTTCCGCGGCGGCGGCTCTACCAAGCAGCGGGCTTTGAAGGGGTCGAGTCTGTTTCTCCCCTTTACCTCAGTTTTGGCCTCTGGCGCAATCCCATTAATAAAAGTACTCGCCAACTGATGGTGATTGGTGTGGATCCGATGGCCGTCTCCATTGCCGTCTCCGATACCCCCCACTGGCAGGATGCCATTAAGCTCGCGGATCACGTTCTTTTTGATGCTCAATCCCGCGCTGAGTTTGGGCCAATTCCTGAGCTATACCGCCAAGGGGAGCAGGTGACAACCGAAGTCTCTGGCCGCAAAATTACCGTGGCAGGCTTATTTCGCATGGGAGCCAACTTTGGTGCCGATGGTAACTTGCTCACTAGCGATTTGAACTTTTTGCGGCTGTTCCCGGAACGCAATCCTGGCCTAATTGATGTGGGGCTCGTGCGGGTGCGGCCGGGGGTAAATACAAAGGCCCTGGCACGGCGGATGAATGCTGCCCTTGGGAATGATGTGCTAGTGCTGACCCACGAGGAGTTTGCTGAATTCGAGCGCAGCTACTGGGAAAAGAGTACCTCCATTGGCTTTATTTTCTCCCTCGGTGCCCTGATGGGATTTATCGTTGGCTCTGTCATTGTCTATCAAATTCTCTACACCGATGTTACGGATCACTTAGCAGAGTATGCCACCCTCAAGGCAATGGGCTATCGCGATGTCTTCTTCTATGGCGTGGTGATGCAGGAGTCCCTCATTCTCTCCTGTATGGGCTATGTGCCCGGCTTTATTGTTTCGTTTTTACTGTATATCGTTATTGCCAATGCCACCTCTCTGCCAGTTTGGATGACCGTAGAACGCGCCAGTTTGGTCTTTACACTGACGGTGTTAATGTGTACCCTTTCGGGGGCGATCGCTATGCGGCGGATTCAAGCAGCTGATCCTGCCGATATTTTCTAG
- a CDS encoding DevA family ABC transporter ATP-binding protein produces the protein MEPVIHIQGLNHYFGQGQLRKQILFDLHARIEAGEIVIMTGPSGSGKTTLLTLIGALRSAQEGSLRVLGQELRHATKEQQIQIRRQTGYIFQGHNLLHALTARQNVQMALDLQPHLSQREVRERVDAMLCAVGLGERLDYYPHELSGGQKQRVAIARALVGHPKIVLADEPTAALDKKSGRDVVEIMRTLAREQGCTILIVTHDNRILDVADRIIHMEDGHLSETSLGISA, from the coding sequence ATGGAGCCAGTGATCCACATTCAAGGCCTCAATCACTATTTTGGTCAGGGGCAACTGCGCAAGCAAATTCTCTTTGATCTGCATGCTCGGATTGAGGCGGGCGAAATTGTGATCATGACGGGGCCTTCGGGATCAGGCAAAACAACACTTTTAACGCTGATTGGTGCCCTACGCTCGGCTCAGGAAGGCAGTCTGCGGGTGCTTGGTCAGGAACTACGGCATGCCACCAAAGAGCAGCAAATTCAAATCCGGCGACAAACGGGCTATATCTTCCAAGGCCACAATCTTCTCCATGCCTTGACGGCTCGCCAAAATGTGCAGATGGCGCTGGATTTGCAACCCCACCTCAGTCAACGGGAAGTGCGCGAGCGGGTGGATGCAATGCTCTGTGCCGTTGGTCTAGGAGAACGGCTAGACTATTATCCCCATGAACTTTCCGGAGGGCAAAAGCAGCGGGTAGCGATCGCCCGCGCTCTAGTGGGACATCCAAAAATTGTGCTTGCCGATGAACCGACGGCTGCCCTCGATAAAAAATCCGGTCGCGATGTAGTGGAAATTATGCGCACCCTTGCCCGTGAACAGGGATGCACCATTTTAATCGTAACCCACGATAACCGTATTCTCGATGTTGCCGATCGCATTATTCACATGGAAGATGGCCACCTCTCAGAGACCAGCCTTGGGATTTCTGCCTAA
- the rpoB gene encoding DNA-directed RNA polymerase subunit beta, producing the protein MASNQIYTPPAFTLPDLVEIQRASFRWFLEEGLIEELESFSPITDYTGKIELHFLAKDYRLKEPKYSVDEAKRRDATYSMQMYVPTRLINKENGNIIDQDVFIGDLPLMTDRGTFIINGAERVIVNQIVRSPGVYYKSETDKNGRRTYNASLIPNRGAWLKFETDKNNLLWVRIDKTRKLSAHVLLKALGLTDSEILERLRHPEYYQKTVEKEGKFSEEDALIELYKKLRPGEPPTVSGGQQLLESRFFDPKRYDLGRVGRYKLNRKLQLNIPDSVRILTPEDILAAIDYLINLEFDLGTIDDIDHLGNRRVRSVGELLQNQVRVGLNRLERIIRERMTVSDTDSLTPTSLVNPKPLVAAIKEFFGSSQLSQFMDQTNPLAELTHKRRLSALGPGGLTRERAGFAVRDIHPSHYGRICPIETPEGPNAGLIGSLATHARVNEYGFIETPFYPVKDGRVLKDQPPIYMTADEEDDKRVAPGDVPTDENGYILGDVVPVRYRQDFTTTTPDQVDYVAVSPVQIISVATSLIPFLEHDDANRALMGSNMQRQAVPLLRPQRPLVGTGLEAQAARDSGMVILSQTNGVVSYVDANQIRVKTDNGPEITYTLQKYQRSNQDTCLNQRPIVFVGDRVQAGQVIADGSATEGGELALGQNILVAYMPWEGYNYEDAILISERLVQEDVYTSIHIEKYEIEARQTKLGPEEITREVPNVSEEALRQLDENGIIRIGAFVEAGDILVGKVTPKGESDQPPEEKLLRAIFGEKARDVRDNSLRVPNGEKGRVVDVRVFTREQGDELPPGANMVVRVYVAQKRKIQVGDKMAGRHGNKGIISRILPVEDMPFLPDGRPVDIVLNPLGVPSRMNVGQVYECLLGWAGECLGRRFKITPFDEMHGKEKSRETVHAKLQEARDVTGQDWVFNPENPGKMVVYDGRTGEPFDRPVTVGMAYMLKLVHLVDDKIHARSTGPYSLVTQQPLGGKAQQGGQRFGEMEVWALEAYGAAYILQELLTVKSDDMQGRNEALNAIVKGQSIPRPGTPESFKVLMRELQSLCLDISVRKASIPSFDDDGEMKPDPEVDLMVDVSPRRTPARPTIDYSALDDTDDKEGATTF; encoded by the coding sequence ATGGCTAGTAATCAGATTTACACGCCACCCGCCTTTACCTTGCCAGACCTTGTCGAGATTCAGCGGGCCAGCTTCCGATGGTTTCTTGAAGAAGGACTCATTGAAGAGCTAGAGAGTTTCTCCCCTATTACTGATTATACCGGCAAAATTGAGTTGCACTTTTTGGCCAAAGACTACCGACTCAAGGAGCCGAAGTATAGCGTAGATGAGGCCAAGCGGCGGGATGCCACCTACTCAATGCAAATGTATGTCCCAACTCGCCTCATTAATAAAGAAAACGGCAATATCATTGACCAGGATGTGTTCATTGGGGATCTACCCCTGATGACCGATCGCGGCACCTTTATTATCAATGGTGCAGAGCGCGTCATTGTCAACCAGATTGTCCGCAGTCCTGGTGTTTACTACAAATCAGAAACCGACAAAAATGGTCGTCGCACCTACAATGCCAGCCTGATTCCCAACCGGGGCGCTTGGCTGAAATTTGAAACTGATAAAAACAATCTACTGTGGGTACGCATTGACAAAACCCGTAAGCTCTCGGCGCACGTTCTCCTCAAGGCCTTGGGATTAACCGATAGCGAAATCCTAGAGCGGTTGCGTCACCCCGAGTACTACCAAAAAACCGTTGAAAAAGAAGGCAAATTCTCTGAGGAAGACGCCCTCATTGAACTGTACAAAAAACTGCGTCCAGGGGAGCCGCCCACGGTCTCGGGGGGACAACAGTTGCTAGAGTCGCGCTTCTTTGATCCCAAGCGCTACGACCTTGGCCGGGTGGGTCGCTACAAGCTCAACCGCAAGTTGCAGTTAAATATTCCTGACTCGGTGCGCATCCTCACCCCAGAGGATATTCTTGCCGCCATTGATTATCTCATTAACCTAGAGTTTGACCTGGGAACGATTGATGACATTGACCACTTGGGCAACCGCCGTGTCCGTTCTGTCGGTGAGCTGTTGCAAAACCAAGTGCGGGTTGGCCTCAATCGCCTAGAGCGCATTATTCGCGAGCGGATGACGGTGTCTGACACGGATTCTTTGACGCCCACTTCACTGGTGAATCCAAAGCCCTTGGTAGCCGCCATTAAGGAATTCTTTGGCTCTAGCCAGCTTTCCCAGTTCATGGATCAAACCAACCCCCTCGCGGAACTGACCCACAAACGGCGCTTAAGTGCCCTAGGGCCCGGTGGTCTCACTCGGGAGCGGGCAGGCTTTGCTGTGCGGGATATTCACCCTAGCCACTATGGTCGCATTTGCCCCATTGAAACCCCTGAAGGCCCCAACGCCGGGTTGATTGGCTCCCTGGCTACCCATGCCCGTGTCAATGAATATGGCTTTATTGAGACGCCTTTCTATCCCGTGAAAGATGGTCGCGTCCTTAAGGATCAGCCTCCTATTTACATGACGGCTGACGAAGAGGATGATAAGCGGGTGGCGCCGGGGGATGTGCCCACCGATGAAAACGGTTACATCCTTGGTGATGTGGTACCTGTGCGCTATCGTCAAGATTTCACAACCACAACCCCTGATCAGGTGGACTACGTGGCGGTTTCGCCAGTGCAGATTATCTCTGTGGCTACATCCCTGATTCCCTTCCTAGAGCACGATGACGCCAACCGTGCCCTTATGGGCTCTAATATGCAGCGGCAGGCCGTTCCCCTGTTGCGCCCGCAGCGTCCTTTGGTGGGTACAGGCCTAGAGGCCCAAGCAGCCCGGGACTCTGGTATGGTGATTCTCAGCCAGACCAATGGCGTGGTCAGCTATGTGGATGCCAATCAAATTCGCGTCAAAACGGATAATGGCCCTGAGATTACCTACACGTTGCAAAAATACCAGCGCTCCAACCAAGATACGTGCTTGAATCAACGGCCGATTGTCTTTGTGGGCGATCGCGTGCAAGCGGGACAAGTCATTGCCGATGGTTCTGCCACCGAAGGGGGTGAACTTGCCCTTGGCCAGAACATCCTTGTGGCCTACATGCCCTGGGAAGGCTATAACTACGAAGACGCCATCCTAATTAGCGAACGGCTGGTGCAAGAGGATGTTTATACCTCTATCCACATTGAGAAGTACGAGATTGAGGCGCGGCAAACCAAACTCGGTCCTGAGGAAATTACCCGCGAAGTGCCCAACGTCTCTGAAGAAGCCCTGCGGCAATTGGATGAAAACGGCATTATCCGCATCGGTGCCTTTGTAGAGGCAGGCGATATTCTCGTCGGTAAAGTCACCCCCAAAGGGGAATCGGATCAACCCCCCGAAGAAAAACTGCTGCGTGCCATCTTTGGTGAAAAAGCGCGGGATGTGCGGGATAACTCCCTGCGGGTGCCCAATGGTGAAAAAGGTCGCGTTGTCGATGTGCGCGTCTTTACCCGTGAGCAAGGGGATGAGCTACCCCCCGGCGCCAATATGGTGGTGCGGGTTTATGTGGCCCAGAAGCGCAAAATTCAAGTGGGGGATAAAATGGCTGGTCGCCACGGCAATAAGGGGATTATTTCCCGCATTCTGCCGGTGGAGGATATGCCTTTCCTGCCCGATGGTCGGCCGGTGGATATTGTCCTCAATCCCTTGGGGGTGCCCTCACGGATGAATGTGGGGCAAGTCTATGAGTGTCTTTTGGGCTGGGCTGGAGAATGCCTTGGTCGTCGCTTTAAAATTACCCCCTTTGATGAAATGCACGGCAAAGAAAAATCCCGCGAAACAGTCCATGCCAAACTGCAAGAGGCCAGAGATGTCACGGGTCAAGATTGGGTCTTTAACCCTGAGAATCCAGGCAAAATGGTCGTCTATGATGGCCGCACGGGTGAACCCTTTGACCGACCAGTGACGGTGGGAATGGCCTATATGCTGAAACTGGTCCACTTGGTGGACGATAAGATCCACGCCCGCTCCACCGGTCCCTACTCCTTGGTTACCCAACAGCCCCTCGGTGGTAAAGCCCAGCAAGGTGGTCAGCGCTTTGGCGAAATGGAGGTGTGGGCACTGGAGGCCTATGGTGCCGCCTATATTCTCCAAGAGTTACTGACGGTCAAGTCCGATGATATGCAAGGACGCAATGAAGCCCTCAATGCCATTGTGAAGGGGCAATCCATTCCACGACCGGGCACGCCAGAGTCCTTTAAGGTGCTGATGCGGGAGCTGCAATCCCTGTGCTTAGATATTTCTGTGCGCAAGGCCAGTATTCCCAGCTTTGATGACGATGGCGAAATGAAACCTGACCCCGAGGTGGATTTGATGGTGGATGTCAGTCCTCGCCGTACGCCGGCACGACCCACTATTGACTACAGTGCCCTAGACGACACGGACGATAAAGAAGGGGCAACGACATTCTAA
- a CDS encoding DNA-directed RNA polymerase subunit gamma — protein MPRLEQRFDYVKVSLASPERIIQWGQRTLPNGQVVGEVTKPETINYRTLKPEMDGLFCERIFGPAKDWECHCGKYKRVRHRGIVCERCGVEVTESRVRRHRMGYIKLAAPVTHVWYLKGIPSYMAILLDMPLRDVEQIVYFNSYVVLNPGNHPDLSYKQLLSEDQWQEIEEEIYREDSELEGVEVGIGAEAIQRLLRDLDLQAEADQLRQEILNSKGQKRAKLIKRLRVIDNFIATGSKPEWMVLTVIPVIPPDLRPMVQLDGGRFATSDLNDLYRRVINRNNRLARLQEILAPEIIVRNEKRMLQEAVDALIDNGRRGRTVVGANNRPLKSLSDIIEGKQGRFRQNLLGKRVDYSGRSVIVVGPKLQMHQCGLPREMAIELFQPFVIHRLIRQQIVNNIKAAKRMIQRNDPQIWDVLEEVIEGHPVLLNRAPTLHRLGIQAFEPILVEGRAIQLHPLVCPAFNADFDGDQMAVHVPLSIEAQAEARMLMLASNNILSPATGKPIITPSQDMVLGCYYLTAENPKLPDYSDRYYANFQDVVMAYEQGHLPLHAFVWVRYDGEVDDGDTSEPQITTYEDGSRLLEYSLRRIKEDANGQRISQYIRTTPGRIIYNQTIQEALAS, from the coding sequence ATGCCCAGACTCGAGCAACGCTTTGATTATGTAAAAGTGTCTCTGGCCTCACCCGAGCGCATCATTCAGTGGGGACAGCGCACTCTCCCCAACGGTCAAGTGGTGGGCGAGGTAACCAAGCCAGAAACTATTAACTATCGCACCCTCAAGCCGGAGATGGATGGCCTCTTCTGCGAGCGGATTTTTGGCCCTGCTAAGGATTGGGAGTGCCACTGCGGTAAATACAAGCGGGTGCGCCATCGCGGCATTGTCTGTGAGCGCTGCGGCGTTGAAGTCACCGAATCACGGGTGCGCCGCCATCGCATGGGCTACATTAAGTTGGCTGCCCCAGTTACCCATGTCTGGTATCTAAAGGGGATTCCCAGCTACATGGCAATCCTGCTGGATATGCCCCTGCGGGATGTGGAGCAAATTGTCTATTTCAACTCCTATGTAGTCCTGAATCCAGGCAATCACCCTGACCTCAGCTACAAGCAGCTCCTGAGTGAAGATCAGTGGCAGGAAATCGAAGAGGAGATCTATAGGGAGGACTCGGAGCTAGAAGGTGTTGAGGTGGGCATTGGGGCTGAAGCCATTCAACGCCTGCTGCGGGATTTGGATTTGCAAGCGGAGGCCGACCAACTGCGGCAGGAAATCCTCAACTCTAAGGGGCAAAAACGCGCCAAGCTCATCAAACGCCTGCGGGTCATTGATAACTTTATTGCCACTGGCTCCAAGCCGGAATGGATGGTCCTGACCGTGATTCCCGTGATTCCACCGGATCTGCGGCCAATGGTGCAGTTAGATGGCGGGCGCTTTGCCACCTCTGACCTTAATGACTTATACCGCCGTGTCATTAACCGCAACAACCGCCTCGCCCGCCTGCAAGAGATTCTGGCGCCCGAGATTATTGTCCGCAATGAGAAGCGGATGCTTCAAGAGGCGGTGGATGCCCTGATTGATAATGGTCGTCGCGGTCGCACGGTGGTGGGTGCCAATAACCGTCCTCTGAAGTCCCTGTCCGACATTATTGAGGGGAAACAGGGACGTTTCCGCCAAAACCTGCTTGGGAAACGGGTGGACTACTCTGGTCGGTCGGTGATTGTGGTCGGGCCAAAACTGCAAATGCACCAGTGTGGCCTGCCGCGGGAAATGGCGATTGAACTTTTTCAGCCCTTTGTGATTCACCGCTTGATTCGCCAACAAATTGTCAACAACATTAAGGCGGCCAAGCGCATGATCCAGCGCAATGATCCTCAAATTTGGGATGTGCTGGAGGAGGTCATTGAGGGTCACCCGGTGCTGCTCAACCGTGCGCCGACACTCCACCGTTTGGGGATTCAGGCCTTTGAGCCGATTCTGGTGGAAGGGCGGGCGATTCAACTGCACCCCTTGGTGTGTCCTGCCTTCAACGCCGACTTTGACGGTGACCAAATGGCGGTGCACGTGCCCCTTTCGATTGAGGCCCAGGCGGAGGCGCGGATGCTGATGCTAGCCTCGAATAATATCCTGTCGCCGGCCACGGGCAAGCCAATTATTACCCCCAGCCAAGATATGGTTTTGGGCTGCTATTACTTGACGGCAGAAAATCCTAAGCTGCCGGATTATAGCGATCGCTACTATGCCAACTTCCAAGACGTGGTCATGGCCTACGAACAGGGGCACTTGCCTCTCCATGCCTTTGTTTGGGTGCGCTACGACGGTGAGGTGGACGATGGCGACACCAGTGAACCCCAGATTACGACCTATGAAGATGGCTCCCGTTTGCTGGAGTATTCCCTGCGTCGGATCAAGGAGGATGCCAACGGTCAACGGATTTCCCAATACATCCGCACCACCCCCGGTCGCATTATCTACAACCAAACGATTCAAGAAGCCCTAGCCAGTTAA